A single genomic interval of Psychroserpens sp. NJDZ02 harbors:
- a CDS encoding TonB-dependent receptor, with the protein MKALLSFLILLLTLTTQSQTTISGTVTDAKHQPIVGANVYLEGTYDGASTLANGHFVFTTTAVGQQSLVVSFVSYEAKTIIKDVTSLSNLKITLRDDINTLDAVVISAGTFAAGDNSKVSVLKPLDVVTTASALGDFVGALQTLPGTSTVSEDGRLFVRGGDAEETQIFIDGIRVFTPYSPTTNNIPTRGRYSPFLFDGITFSTGGYSAEYGQALSSVLELNTVNQPDQDKTDIGIMSVGASLGNTQIWGRNSLSVNASYINLAPYLELFEDRNDWKKPYETISGEAVFRHKTDNGILKLYSAFDTSNFSVIQDDINYTDGLPFALDNKNLYFNGSYKAVLNSNWTLSSGLSYTYAKSKVNVFDSRIHSTENSIHAKLKLKHRFSNRFKLNFGVEQFATTFDERYHDTFVDQINYGYHNNLTGAFTEADVFVSKNLALKVGLRAEYSALFDKVTLSPRTSLAYKTGRKSQLSLAYGNFYQQPNSEILKFDQNLDAQQAEHYILNYQYNADGKIFRAETYYKKYSDLVKYDTDFTSFDTNYNNLGSGYAKGLELFFRDNKSIKNIDYWVSYSLLDTTRDYKNYQESAQPNFANTHNLSVVGKYWIENWKSQVGFSYGFASGRTYTNPNTSGFLNQKTKSYNNLSVNWAYLLSPQKILYFSVNNALGFKNVTGYQYADTPDLNGQFNSRTLRPAADQFFFVGFFWTISEKGTDNQLDNL; encoded by the coding sequence ATGAAAGCTTTATTATCCTTTTTAATCCTCCTTTTAACACTAACCACACAATCCCAAACCACAATCTCTGGGACAGTAACGGATGCTAAACATCAGCCAATAGTAGGAGCTAACGTCTATTTAGAAGGGACTTATGATGGCGCTAGTACATTAGCAAACGGACATTTTGTATTTACAACAACAGCAGTTGGACAACAAAGCTTAGTGGTGTCCTTTGTATCTTATGAAGCTAAAACAATAATCAAAGACGTTACAAGCTTATCAAACTTAAAAATCACATTACGTGACGATATTAATACTTTAGATGCAGTTGTTATTTCGGCAGGGACATTTGCAGCAGGAGACAACAGTAAGGTTTCCGTTTTAAAACCTCTAGACGTCGTGACTACAGCAAGTGCTTTAGGCGATTTTGTTGGCGCTTTACAAACCTTGCCTGGGACATCAACCGTTTCCGAAGATGGACGATTATTTGTGCGAGGCGGAGATGCAGAAGAAACTCAGATTTTTATAGATGGTATACGTGTCTTTACGCCGTATTCACCAACCACTAATAACATCCCCACCCGTGGACGCTATTCGCCATTTTTATTTGACGGAATTACCTTTTCAACAGGAGGGTATAGTGCCGAATACGGGCAAGCATTGTCTAGTGTTTTAGAATTAAATACCGTTAACCAACCAGATCAAGACAAAACTGATATAGGAATTATGAGTGTTGGAGCCAGTCTTGGAAATACTCAAATTTGGGGTAGAAATAGCTTAAGTGTCAATGCGTCGTATATTAATTTAGCGCCTTATTTAGAGCTTTTTGAAGATCGTAACGATTGGAAAAAACCCTACGAAACTATTTCTGGAGAAGCGGTGTTTAGACACAAAACAGACAATGGGATTCTTAAATTATATTCCGCCTTTGATACTAGTAATTTTAGCGTCATACAAGACGATATTAATTATACAGACGGATTACCATTTGCTCTTGATAACAAAAATTTATATTTTAATGGATCATATAAAGCAGTTTTAAACAGCAATTGGACCTTATCTAGCGGTCTAAGTTATACCTATGCTAAAAGTAAAGTTAATGTGTTTGATAGTCGTATTCATTCCACAGAAAATTCAATTCATGCTAAGCTAAAATTAAAACACCGATTTAGTAATCGGTTTAAATTAAACTTTGGAGTGGAGCAATTTGCCACTACATTCGATGAGCGTTATCATGATACTTTTGTAGATCAAATCAACTATGGTTATCATAACAATCTAACAGGTGCATTTACAGAGGCAGATGTGTTTGTCTCTAAAAATTTAGCCTTAAAAGTTGGATTACGTGCGGAATATAGTGCGTTGTTTGATAAGGTAACTTTATCGCCAAGAACGTCTTTAGCCTATAAAACAGGACGTAAAAGTCAATTGTCATTAGCTTATGGTAATTTTTACCAACAACCCAACAGTGAGATTTTAAAGTTTGATCAAAATTTGGACGCGCAACAAGCAGAACACTACATTTTAAATTATCAATATAATGCAGATGGTAAAATATTTAGAGCAGAAACATATTATAAAAAATATAGCGATTTAGTTAAATACGATACTGATTTTACCAGCTTTGATACTAATTATAATAATTTAGGGTCTGGTTATGCCAAAGGATTAGAACTGTTTTTTAGAGATAATAAAAGTATTAAGAATATCGATTATTGGGTAAGCTATTCGTTATTAGATACAACACGAGATTATAAAAACTACCAAGAATCAGCACAGCCTAATTTTGCGAACACACATAACTTATCAGTTGTTGGTAAATATTGGATTGAAAATTGGAAGAGTCAAGTAGGTTTCAGTTATGGATTTGCTTCTGGACGCACGTATACCAATCCAAATACAAGTGGGTTTTTAAATCAAAAAACAAAAAGCTATAACAATTTAAGTGTTAATTGGGCCTATTTGTTAAGTCCGCAAAAAATCTTGTATTTTTCTGTCAACAATGCCTTAGGTTTTAAAAATGTTACGGGTTATCAATATGCAGATACCCCAGATTTAAATGGACAGTTTAATAGCCGAACATTACGTCCTGCAGCAGATCAGTTTTTCTTTGTAGGGTTCTTTTGGACTATTAGCGAGAAAGGGACGGATAATCAATTGGATAATCTTTAG
- a CDS encoding 3'-5' exonuclease: MSSTFAAIDFETAKGHHICSVGIVTFKDGEIIEEFHALIQPPNNDYNYHNVQVHGITEDDTRFSPNFKAVYPEIKKRISGIVTVAHNESFDRTVLLKTMSDYNIPHTDLVMEQRWECTLKLYRSKGYKPAKLDACCKVHNIALKHHDALSDARACGKLFIIAQFESLPLF, from the coding sequence ATGTCATCTACATTTGCTGCAATAGATTTCGAGACCGCAAAAGGACACCACATTTGCTCGGTCGGCATTGTAACGTTTAAAGATGGAGAAATTATTGAAGAGTTTCATGCTTTAATTCAGCCTCCAAACAACGACTATAACTACCATAATGTACAAGTCCATGGCATTACTGAGGACGACACCCGGTTTTCTCCAAACTTTAAAGCGGTATATCCGGAAATTAAAAAACGTATTTCTGGAATTGTAACGGTTGCTCACAATGAGTCTTTTGATCGAACGGTATTACTAAAAACGATGAGTGATTATAATATTCCGCATACAGATTTAGTCATGGAACAACGTTGGGAATGCACTCTTAAATTGTATCGTAGTAAAGGCTATAAACCCGCTAAATTAGATGCGTGTTGTAAAGTCCACAATATTGCTTTAAAACATCACGATGCTTTGTCTGATGCTAGAGCTTGTGGTAAGTTATTTATAATTGCACAGTTTGAGTCTTTACCTTTATTTTAA